A region of Arabidopsis thaliana chromosome 5, partial sequence DNA encodes the following proteins:
- a CDS encoding P-loop containing nucleoside triphosphate hydrolases superfamily protein (P-loop containing nucleoside triphosphate hydrolases superfamily protein; FUNCTIONS IN: hydrolase activity, DNA binding, ATP binding; INVOLVED IN: biological_process unknown; LOCATED IN: chloroplast, chloroplast envelope; EXPRESSED IN: 22 plant structures; EXPRESSED DURING: 13 growth stages; CONTAINS InterPro DOMAIN/s: Restriction endonuclease, type I, R subunit/Type III, Res subunit (InterPro:IPR006935), DEAD-like helicase, N-terminal (InterPro:IPR014001); BEST Arabidopsis thaliana protein match is: DNA-binding protein, putative (TAIR:AT2G03270.1); Has 6377 Blast hits to 5712 proteins in 1082 species: Archae - 188; Bacteria - 2376; Metazoa - 1211; Fungi - 1055; Plants - 600; Viruses - 0; Other Eukaryotes - 947 (source: NCBI BLink).), translated as MEAASSFLCRSIRIPSTTTATAAFTFTRPPLNYVCVVGVRVFPTRKVFCSGVNGGSSVTKKKPRRKSNVSDKLRFKKIEKRNDNTESESLSVVEEPKNDKELSLRALNQNGDPLGRRDLGRNVVKWISQAMKAMASDFATAEVQGEFSELRQNVGSGLTFVIQAQPYLNAIPMPLGSEVICLKACTHYPTLFDHFQRELRDVLQDLERKNIMESWKESESWKLLKEIANSAQHREVARKAAQAKPVQGVLGMDSEKVKAIQERIDEFTSQMSQLLQVERDTELEVTQEELDVVPTPDESSDSSKPIEFLVRHGDAPQELCDTICNLYAVSTSTGLGGMHLVLFKVGGNHRLPPTTLSPGDMVCIRVCDSRGAGATACTQGFVHNLGEDGCSIGVALESRHGDPTFSKLFGKSVRIDRIHGLADALTYERNCEALMLLQKNGLQKKNPSISVVATLFGDGEDITWLEQNDYVDWSEAELSDEPVSKLFDSSQRRAIALGVNKKRPVMIVQGPPGTGKTGMLKEVITLAVQQGERVLVTAPTNAAVDNMVEKLLHLGLNIVRVGNPARISSAVASKSLGEIVNSKLASFRAELERKKSDLRKDLRQCLRDDVLAAGIRQLLKQLGKTLKKKEKETVKEILSNAQVVFATNIGAADPLIRRLETFDLVVIDEAGQSIEPSCWIPILQGKRCILSGDPCQLAPVVLSRKALEGGLGVSLLERAASLHDGVLATKLTTQYRMNDVIAGWASKEMYGGWLKSAPSVASHLLIDSPFVKATWITQCPLVLLDTRMPYGSLSVGCEERLDPAGTGSLYNEGEADIVVNHVISLIYAGVSPMAIAVQSPYVAQVQLLRERLDDFPVADGVEVATIDSFQGREADAVIISMVRSNNLGAVGFLGDSRRMNVAITRARKHVAVVCDSSTICHNTFLARLLRHIRYFGRVKHADPGSLGGSGLGLDPMLPYLG; from the exons ATGGAAGCAGCTTCAAGTTTTTTGTGTAGAAGTATTCGGATTCCGTCGACTACTACGGCGACGGCGGCGTTCACGTTCACTCGACCGCCGTTAAACTACGTTTGTGTTGTCGGAGTTCGTGTTTTCCCGACGCGGAAGGTCTTTTGCAGCGGCGTTAATGGCGGCTCCAGTGTTACTAAGAAGAAGCCACGAAGGAAAAGTAACGTTTCCGATAAACTTAGGTTTAAGAAAATTGAGAAGAGGAACGATAATACTGAATCTGAGAGTTTAAGTGTTGTTGAGGAACCGAAGAACGATAAAGAATTGAGTCTTCGAGCTTTGAATCAAAATGGTGATCCATTAGGGCGGAGAGATTTAGGGAGGAACGTAGTGAAGTGGATTAGTCAGGCGATGAAAGCGATGGCTTCGGATTTTGCAACTGCGGAGGTTCAGGGGGAGTTTTCGGAGTTGAGGCAGAACGTCGGATCTGGTTTGACGTTTGTGATTCAAGCTCAACCGTATCTCAATGCTATTCCCATGCCATTAGGTTCTGAAGTCATTTGTTTGAAGGCTTGTACTCATTATCCTACCTTGTTCGATCATTTCCAGAGAGAGTTGCGTGATGTTCTTCAAGACCTGGAGCGGAAGAATATAATGGAGAGTTGGAAGGAGTCTGAGTCTTGGAAGCTGCTCAAGGAGATTGCAAATTCAG CTCAGCATCGGGAGGTTGCTCGCAAAGCTGCTCAAGCTAAGCCTGTTCAAGGAGTTTTGGGGATGGACTCAGAGAAGGTGAAGGCTATACAGGAAAGGATTGATGAGTTCACCAGCCAGATGTCGCAGTTACTTCAAGTGGAACGAGATACAGAACTGGAAGTTACACAGGAAGAACTAGATGTTGTTCCTACTCCAGATGAGAGCTCTGATTCCTCAAAACCGATTGAGTTCTTGGTTAGGCATGGTGATGCTCCACAGGAACTTTgtgatacaatttgcaattTGTATGCAGTTAGTACCTCCACAG GGCTCGGAGGTATGCACTTGGTGTTGTTTAAGGTTGGGGGAAACCACCGTCTTCCTCCTACTACACTTTCCCCTGGTGACATGGTTTGCATAAGAGTTTGTGACAGTAGGGGTGCTGGGGCAACTGCCTGTACGCAGGGCTTTGTTCACAACCTTGGAGAAGATGGGTGTAGCATTGGTGTGGCTCTAGAATCTCGTCATGGAGATCCTACTTTTTCCAAGCTCTTTGGAAAGAGTGTGAGAATTGATCGTATTCATGGGTTGGCCGATGCCCTTACTTACGAG CGTAACTGCGAAGCCCTAATGCTTCTGCAGAAGAATGGTCTGCAGAAGAAAAATCCATCAATATCTGTTGTGGCGACTTTATTTGGGGATGGTGAAGATATAACATGGCTGGAGCAAAATGATTATGTAGACTGGAGTGAAGCGGAGTTGAGTGATGAGCCAGTGAGTAAGTTATTTGATTCTTCCCAAAGGAGAGCCATAGCTCTtggagtaaacaaaaaaagacctGTTATGATAGTCCAAGGACCTCCTGGCACGGGAAAGACTGGAATGCTTAAGGAGGTCATTACCCTGGCTGTTCAACAGGGGGAAAGAGTACTTGTAACAGCGCCTACTAATGCAGCTGTTGATAACATGGTCGAGAAGCTCTTGCATCTTGGACTAAACATTGTCCGAGTAGGAAATCCCGCTAGAATATCATCTGCTGTTGCTTCAAAGTCTTTGGGGGAAATTGTGAACTCTAAGCTTGCAAGCTTCCGAGCAGAATTGGAAAGGAAGAAGTCAGATTTAAGAAAAGATCTTCGGCAATGCCTGAGGGATGATGTTCTTGCAGCTGGCATTCGGCAGCTCTTGAAACAGCTTGGAAAgacgttgaagaagaaggaaaaagagacTGTGAAGGAAATACTATCAAATGCACAGGTTGTTTTTGCCACTAACATTGGAGCAGCTGATCCTTTGATTAGGAGGTTAGAAAcatttgatttggttgttaTAGATGAAGCTGGTCAGTCTATCGAGCCTTCATGCTGGATCCCAATATTGCAAGGGAAACGTTGTATTCTTTCCGGTGATCCATGCCAATTAGCACCAGTTGTTCTATCACGTAAAGCTTTAGAAGGTGGACTTGGTGTATCCTTACTGGAAAGAGCTGCATCTTTACATGATGGAGTTCTTGCGACAAAATTAACAACTCAGTATCGTATGAACGATGTAATCGCTGGTTGGGCATCAAAGGAGATGTATGGTGGATGGTTGAAATCTGCTCCAAGTGTGGCCTCTCATCTGCTTATCGATTCTCCTTTTGTGAAG GCTACTTGGATAACGCAATGCCCACTGGTTCTGCTTGACACAAGAATGCCATATGGGAGTTTATCCGTGGGCTGCGAGGAGCGTTTGGATCCAGCTGGCACAGGCTCATTATACAATGAAGGAGAAGCAGATATTGTGGTTAATCACGTCATTTCTTTGATATACGCAG GTGTTAGTCCAATGGCTATTGCTGTTCAATCCCCATATGTTGCTCAGGTTCAACTTCTCAGAGAAAGGCTGGATGATTTTCCAGTGGCTGATGGAGTTGAGGTCGCAACCATTGACAGCTTTCAAGGGCGGGAGGCTGATGCAGTGATCATCTCAATG GTACGGTCAAACAA